Proteins encoded in a region of the Tumebacillus sp. BK434 genome:
- a CDS encoding MMPL family transporter has protein sequence MKMIRRIAAWSATSAGAKWAVSIWLLLAIVLSIVAPSANDIAVSEGTGLPDDAQATQAQQVLEASFPSADGLSALVVVQDRQGLDQADWDAVFSVTRWLDSPQKPAGVSSAALLHNMPPAALNGFLNEQKTTLMLPLRLQPGLEQDKVHDAVAEVRAYVEAALHGKAEVAITGPAGIAADTLDAFRNADVVLMLATVALILVLLLVMYRSLLLAVTPLLIAGVLFTVTNRLLGLFGESGWAEVQSQALSIMLILLFAVLTDYSMFVFSRYKEELTKTESQFAAMQQAVARVAEPVFFSAGTILLAVATLFAAVYEPYRSFAPVFVTAMAVILLGSITLIPAVFALLGRRAFWPSVPQVGVQTDKRDRLWEKAARVVTTKPKRTFFTLLLLLMAMFPVLTQIEYSFNLMKSFPADASSRQGFEMLEGAFPQGELAPVTVLLRSEQELSSEELQARLRSLSEALAAEPGVHQVTVPPGETLLASDKLTARWQLVLDAHPYEAKGLDLVEDLRERGGKLLAENGFDPATHQLLFGGQTPTQVDVRALNGRDTWVVIGLVIALITVLLALASRSWVAPLYMIGTILLTYGATLGLTWLLFHHLLGYEALSYRIPLYGFVFLVALGVDYNLLLFARIREEAQAVPLTEAIRRGVVKTGRVITSAGLILVATFVVLITQPLLELKAFGTMVALGVLLDTFLIRGLLMPSLMMLLGRWNWRPGKLELELETEMEKGSV, from the coding sequence ATGAAGATGATCCGACGCATCGCGGCGTGGTCAGCCACGTCGGCAGGTGCGAAATGGGCGGTGAGCATCTGGCTTTTGCTGGCGATCGTGCTGAGTATCGTCGCGCCGTCTGCGAACGACATTGCCGTGTCGGAAGGGACCGGGCTGCCGGATGATGCGCAGGCGACGCAGGCGCAGCAGGTGTTGGAAGCGAGCTTTCCATCTGCTGACGGGCTGAGCGCGCTGGTGGTCGTGCAAGATCGGCAGGGGCTGGATCAGGCGGACTGGGACGCTGTCTTTTCTGTCACGCGCTGGCTGGACTCGCCGCAAAAACCTGCCGGGGTGAGCAGCGCGGCGCTTTTGCACAACATGCCGCCAGCGGCGTTGAACGGCTTTTTGAATGAGCAGAAAACGACGCTGATGCTGCCCTTGCGCCTGCAGCCGGGCTTGGAGCAGGACAAGGTGCATGATGCTGTAGCAGAGGTGCGCGCGTACGTGGAGGCGGCGCTGCACGGTAAGGCCGAAGTTGCGATCACCGGTCCGGCCGGGATCGCCGCCGATACGCTGGATGCGTTTCGCAATGCGGACGTGGTGCTGATGCTCGCGACGGTGGCGCTGATTCTGGTCTTGCTGCTCGTGATGTACCGCTCGCTGCTGCTCGCAGTGACGCCGCTGTTGATCGCCGGTGTGCTGTTTACAGTCACCAACCGCCTGCTCGGGCTGTTTGGTGAATCCGGCTGGGCGGAAGTGCAGAGCCAGGCGCTGTCGATCATGTTGATTCTGCTGTTCGCCGTGCTGACCGACTACAGCATGTTTGTCTTCTCGCGCTACAAAGAAGAGCTGACGAAGACGGAGTCGCAATTTGCCGCGATGCAGCAGGCGGTGGCGCGGGTGGCCGAACCGGTGTTTTTCAGCGCCGGGACGATTTTGCTGGCTGTGGCGACGTTGTTTGCTGCCGTCTATGAGCCGTACCGCAGCTTTGCGCCGGTCTTTGTCACGGCGATGGCGGTGATCTTGCTTGGGAGCATCACGCTGATTCCGGCCGTCTTCGCCCTGCTCGGACGCCGGGCGTTCTGGCCGTCTGTGCCCCAAGTCGGCGTGCAGACAGACAAGCGCGACCGGCTGTGGGAAAAAGCGGCCCGGGTCGTGACGACCAAGCCGAAGCGGACGTTTTTCACCTTGCTGCTGCTGCTGATGGCGATGTTCCCGGTGCTGACTCAGATCGAGTATTCGTTTAATCTGATGAAATCATTCCCGGCCGACGCTTCGTCGCGCCAGGGGTTTGAGATGCTGGAAGGTGCGTTTCCGCAAGGGGAACTGGCGCCGGTCACCGTGCTGCTCCGCTCGGAGCAGGAGCTGAGTTCGGAGGAGCTGCAAGCGCGGCTGCGGTCACTCTCAGAAGCGCTTGCAGCAGAGCCGGGCGTGCATCAGGTCACCGTTCCGCCGGGGGAGACGCTGCTCGCGAGCGACAAGCTTACGGCGCGCTGGCAACTGGTGCTCGATGCCCATCCGTATGAGGCGAAGGGGCTGGATCTGGTGGAAGACCTGCGCGAGCGGGGAGGAAAGCTGCTGGCGGAGAACGGGTTCGATCCGGCGACACATCAGCTGCTGTTCGGCGGGCAAACGCCGACCCAAGTGGATGTCCGGGCGCTGAACGGCCGTGATACGTGGGTCGTGATTGGGCTCGTCATCGCGCTGATCACCGTATTGCTGGCGCTGGCGTCGCGCTCGTGGGTGGCGCCGCTGTATATGATCGGGACGATCTTGCTGACCTACGGCGCAACGCTGGGGTTGACGTGGCTATTGTTTCACCACCTGCTGGGCTATGAAGCGCTGTCCTACCGCATCCCGCTGTACGGATTTGTGTTTCTGGTCGCGCTCGGGGTTGATTACAACCTGCTTCTATTCGCCCGCATCCGCGAAGAAGCGCAAGCTGTACCGCTGACGGAAGCGATCCGTCGCGGCGTGGTGAAGACGGGCCGGGTGATCACATCGGCCGGGTTGATTCTTGTTGCGACCTTCGTGGTGCTTATTACGCAACCTCTGTTGGAGCTGAAAGCGTTCGGGACGATGGTGGCGCTGGGTGTGCTGCTCGATACATTTTTGATTCGCGGGCTGTTGATGCCGTCGCTGATGATGCTGCTGGGCCGTTGGAACTGGCGGCCGGGCAAGCTGGAACTGGAACTCGAAACGGAAATGGAAAAGGGGAGTGTGTGA